ACTAAATATTAAATATGAAAATCCGCGTGAAGTAGGCGCAGACCGAATTGTAAATGCAGTAGCAGGAATCCACTTATATGGAAGTCCGCTCATTATTGTTGATTTTGGTACGGCTACTACATATTGTTATATTAACGAAGAAAAACATTATATGGGTGGAGTTATTACGCCAGGAATTATGATTTCAGCAGAGGCTTTATATAGCAGAGCAGCAAAACTTCCTCGTATCGAAATTACAAAACCAAGCAGTGTTGTTGGGAAAAATACAGTAAGTGCGATGCAATCTGGTATTCTTTATGGTTATGTTGGACAAGTGGAAGGTATTGTTAAGCGTATGAAAGAAGAAGCTAGACAAGAACCTAAAGTTATTGCAACAGGTGGATTGGCAAAATTAATTTCCGAAGAATCGAATGTAATTGATATTGTAGATCCGTTTTTAACGTTAAAAGGTTTGTATATGTTATATGAACGTAATGCAAATTTACAGCATGAGAAAGGTGAATAAATACGTATGAAAGATTATTTAGTAAAAGCGTTAGCATTTGATGGAGAAGTGCGTGCGTATAGTGTGCGTACAACAAATACAGTAAGTGAGGCGCAAAGACGTCATGATACATGGAGAACAGCTTCAGCGGCACTAGGGCGTTCTTTGACTGCGGGTACAATGATGGGCGCAATGTTAAAGGGCGAGCAAAAGTTAACGATTAAGGTAGAAGGTAACGGTCCAATTGGCCCTATCTTAGTAGATGCTCATGCAAATGGAGATGTACGTGGTTATGTAACGAATCCGCATGTTGATTTTGAAGGAACAGAACAAGGGAAGTTACGTGTATATCAAGCGGTAGGTACAGAGGGGTTTGTAACTGTAATTAAAGATATTGGAATGCGTGAGCCGTTTATTGGTCAATCTCCAATCGTTTCAGGAGAATTAGGAGAAGACTTTACGTATTATTTTGCAGTTTCTGAACAAACGCCTTCTTCTGTAGGTGTTGGTGTTCTTGTAAATGGAGATGATAGCATATTAGCGGCAGGTGGATTCATCCTTCAAATTATGCCGGGTGCGCAAGATGAAACGATTTCATTTATTGAAGACCGTTTACAAAAGATTCCACCTGTATCAACGTTGATTGAACAAGGTCTTTCTCCGGAAGAGCTACTATATGCAGTTCTTGGAGAAGATAAAGTAAAAGTATTAGAAACAATGGATGTTCAATTTAATTGCACATGCTCACGCGAGCGTATTGAGAGTGTATTAATTAGTTTAGGTAAAACAGAGTTAGAGCAAGTTCGTGAAGAAGAGGAAGAGACAGAAGTTCACTGTCATTTCTGTAATGAACGATACAAGTTCTCTAAAGAAGATATTACAAATTTAATCGAGAATTTGTAATAAGGGAATTAAGAGGAGCAATCCTCCAAATGAATTGACAAACAGGGAATTTTCTGACAAAATCTAAATATAGATAAAACCAATAAAAATACTCGGTGTTAGGAGTGACAGGAATGCGAGTGGCACAATCAGTTTCAGAATTAATCGGGAAAACGCCGATCGTTAAGTTGAACCGCATCGTAGAATCAGACAGCGCAGATATATACTTAAAATTAGAATTTATGAATCCGGGGAGTAGTGTTAAAGATCGTATCGCATTAGCTATGATTGAAGATGCTGAAAAAAAGGGATTATTAAAAGAGGGCGATACAATCATTGAGCCGACAAGTGGTAACACAGGAATTGGTTTAGCGATGGTAGCGGCTGCTAAAGGATATAATGCAATCTTAGTAATGCCAGAAACAATGAGTATTGAGCGTCGTAATTTATTACGTGCTTACGGTGCGGAATTAGTATTGACTCCAGGGCCTGAAGGAATGGGTGGAGCAATTCGTAAAGCGACTGAATTAGCAAAAGAACATGGCTACTTTATACCACAACAGTTCAAAAACCAATCGAATCCAGAAATTCACCGTTTAACAACAGGTCCAGAAATTATTGAACAAATGGGCGACCAATTAGATGCGTTTATTGCAGGTATTGGTACAGGTGGAACGATTACTGGTGCTGGTGAAGTACTGAAGGAAGCGTATAAAGATATTAAAATTTATGCAGTAGAACCTGCAGATTCACCAGTATTATCTGGTGGGAAGCCAGGTCCACATAAAATCCAAGGAATTGGGGCGGGATTTGTTCCGGAGACGTTGGATGTAGAAGTATATGATGAAATTATTCAAGTGAAAACAGAGCAAGCATTTGAATATGCGAGAAGAGTGGCTAAAGAGGAAGGTATTTTAGTTGGTATCTCTTCAGGCGCAGTTATTTATGCAGCAACAGAGGTTGCGAAAAAGTTAGGTAAAGGGAAAAAGGTACTTGTTATTATCCCGAGTAACGGTGAACGTTATTTAAGTACACCACTTTATCAATTTGAATCCTAATTAAACGCGATTGAAAAAGCATCCTTGAAAAAGGGTGCTTTTTCTTTTGGGATTGGAAATAGGAAAAGAGTGAATGACTAGAAAACTTCATGTAAAATAAGAGGTAGTATAATTAAATTATTTTCACTAGCCTTCGAGTATAATCAATCTCTATATAAATAACTTATGTAGTTTGAGCTGGTTTATCTAAGAGGGTGGGATAAAAGAAGACGGGGTGTTGATATGCAACGAAGAAAATCTTTAGCGCTTTCTATTCCATATCAGTTAGATTTCTTTAAGCAATATAAATTTCTTTCTCAGGGTAAATCGCAACATATTTTGTTAGAAAGCGGCCGTGGCGGTCGTTATAACATTGTAGGGCTGAACCCAGTAGCGGTAATCCGAGGGAAGGATGAAACGTTACATATAAGTGAAAGTGGTAAGGGAACAATAAAACGAGGGAATCCGTTAGATTTAATGCAAGAATATATGGAACAATGGAAGACGGACTATAACCCAGAGTATCCGCCTTTTCAAGGTGGTGCAATTGGCTATTTCAGTTATGACTGTATCCGTTATATTGAAAAGCTGCCTTCTCTTGCGGAAGATGATATTGATATACCTGACATCTTCTTTTTATTATTTGATGACGTATTTGTCTATGATCAAAAAGAACAA
This DNA window, taken from Bacillus cereus ATCC 14579, encodes the following:
- a CDS encoding type III pantothenate kinase; the encoded protein is MIFVLDVGNTNAVLGVFEEGELRQHWRMETDRHKTEDEYGMLVKQLLEHEGLSFEDVKGIIVSSVVPPIMFALERMCEKYFKIKPLVVGPGIKTGLNIKYENPREVGADRIVNAVAGIHLYGSPLIIVDFGTATTYCYINEEKHYMGGVITPGIMISAEALYSRAAKLPRIEITKPSSVVGKNTVSAMQSGILYGYVGQVEGIVKRMKEEARQEPKVIATGGLAKLISEESNVIDIVDPFLTLKGLYMLYERNANLQHEKGE
- the hslO gene encoding redox-regulated molecular chaperone HslO — its product is MKDYLVKALAFDGEVRAYSVRTTNTVSEAQRRHDTWRTASAALGRSLTAGTMMGAMLKGEQKLTIKVEGNGPIGPILVDAHANGDVRGYVTNPHVDFEGTEQGKLRVYQAVGTEGFVTVIKDIGMREPFIGQSPIVSGELGEDFTYYFAVSEQTPSSVGVGVLVNGDDSILAAGGFILQIMPGAQDETISFIEDRLQKIPPVSTLIEQGLSPEELLYAVLGEDKVKVLETMDVQFNCTCSRERIESVLISLGKTELEQVREEEEETEVHCHFCNERYKFSKEDITNLIENL
- the cysK gene encoding cysteine synthase A — protein: MRVAQSVSELIGKTPIVKLNRIVESDSADIYLKLEFMNPGSSVKDRIALAMIEDAEKKGLLKEGDTIIEPTSGNTGIGLAMVAAAKGYNAILVMPETMSIERRNLLRAYGAELVLTPGPEGMGGAIRKATELAKEHGYFIPQQFKNQSNPEIHRLTTGPEIIEQMGDQLDAFIAGIGTGGTITGAGEVLKEAYKDIKIYAVEPADSPVLSGGKPGPHKIQGIGAGFVPETLDVEVYDEIIQVKTEQAFEYARRVAKEEGILVGISSGAVIYAATEVAKKLGKGKKVLVIIPSNGERYLSTPLYQFES